A genomic segment from Pangasianodon hypophthalmus isolate fPanHyp1 chromosome 25, fPanHyp1.pri, whole genome shotgun sequence encodes:
- the slc6a2 gene encoding sodium-dependent noradrenaline transporter, producing the protein MNVQVMPEHKLASVAPLKPYAVEKKDVELILVKERNGLQYTSTRTRTCTETPERETWGKKLDFLLSVIGFAVDLANVWRFPYLCYKNGGGAFLIPYTMFLFIAGMPLFYMELALGQYNREGAATVWKICPVFKGVGYTVIIIALYVGFYYNVIIAWSLYYLFSSFTSELPWQHCNNTWNSPMCKDPKLINGSFFLGNATYAKYKRTPAAEFYEREVLRIHESQGIDDLKEPRWELTLCLVVVVFILYFSLWKGVKSSGKVVYITATMPYIVLLVLLIRGITLPGAMNGIRAYLHIDLNKLNNPQVWIEAATQIFYSLGAGFGVLIAFASYNKFDNNCYRDALLTSTINCITSFFSGFAIFSVLGYMAHEHGVSIKEVATDGPGLVFIIYPEAISTLPGSTFFAIFFFIMLLTLGIDSSMGGMEAVITGLTDDFKILRRNRKLFTFITAFGTFLVALLCITKGGIYVFTLLDHYAAGTSILFGVLVEAIGVSWFYGVDRFSEDIERMMGFKPGLYWRLCWKFVSPVFLLVVVIASIVTANNMEYDDYIFPTWATLVGWGIALSSMIFVPLYAIYKFVRLPGTFKQRIAYCITPEHEHHLVAEGNVRQFKLKHWLAI; encoded by the exons ATGAACGTGCAGGTGATGCCCGAGCACAAGCTGGCGTCGGTGGCCCCGCTCAAACCGTACGCCGTGGAGAAGAAGGATGTGGAGCTCATCCTGGTCAAAGAGCGCAACGGCTTGCAGTACACGAGCACCCGCACGCGCACGTGCACCGAGACGCCGGAGCGCGAGACATGGGGCAAGAAACTGGACTTCCTGCTCTCCGTCATCGGCTTCGCCGTGGACCTGGCCAACGTGTGGAGGTTCCCTTATCTGTGCTACAAAAACGGCGGAG GGGCCTTTCTGATCCCGTACACCATGTTCCTGTTCATTGCGGGAATGCCGCTGTTTTACATGGAGCTGGCTTTGGGTCAGTATAACAGAGAAGGGGCAGCCACTGTGTGGAAGATCTGCCCCGTTTTCAAAG GTGTTGGTTATACCGTGATCATCATAGCTTTGTATGTGGGCTTCTACTACAACGTCATTATAGCATGGTCTCTGTACTACCTGTTCTCCTCATTCACGAGTGAGCTGCCCTGGCAGCACTGTAACAACACATGGAACAGCCCCATGTGCAAAGACCCCAAACTCATCAATGGCTCCTTTTTCCTGGGCAATGCGACCTACGCCAAGTACAAGCGAACGCCTGCTGCTGAGTTCTATGA ACGAGAGGTACTGCGCATCCATGAGAGTCAAGGCATTGATGACCTGAAAGAACCTCGCTGGGAGCTGACGCTTTGCCTCGTGGTGGTCGTCTTTATTCTCTACTTCAGCCTGTGGAAGGGCGTAAAGTCCTCTGGAAAG GTGGTGTATATCACTGCCACCATGCCCTACATTGTACTTCTGGTGCTGCTGATCCGAGGCATCACACTACCTGGTGCTATGAACGGAATCCGTGCATACCTCCACATTGACCTCAATAAGCTCAACAATCCTCAA GTTTGGATTGAAGCTGCCACTCAGATTTTCTACTCTCTGGGGGCTGGTTTCGGTGTGCTTATCGCTTTTGCCAGCTACAATAAATTTGACAACAACTGCTATAG GGACGCCCTCCTGACCAGCACCATAAACTGCATCACCAGTTTCTTCTCAGGGTTTGCCATCTTCTCAGTGTTGGGCTACATGGCCCATGAGCATGGCGTCAGCATCAAGGAAGTGGCCACAGATG GGCCTGGGCTTGTGTTCATTATCTACCCAGAGGCCATTTCCACTCTCCCTGGATCCACTTTCTTTGCCATATTCTTCTTCATCATGCTTCTAACCCTAGGCATTGACAGCTCT ATGGGTGGCATGGAAGCAGTCATCACTGGACTCACAGATGACTTCAAGATACTAAGGAGAAACAGGAAATTGTTTACCTTCATCACTGCATTTGGGACCTTCCTGGTTGCATTATTGTGCATTACAAAG GGAGGGATCTATGTCTTCACCCTACTGGACCACTATGCTGCAGGGACATCCATTCTGTTTGGGGTTCTTGTGGAGGCCATAGGAGTGTCCTGGTTCTATG GGGTGGACAGATTCAGTGAAGACATTGAACGGATGATGGGCTTCAAGCCAGGACTCTACTGGAGGCTTTGCTGGAAGTTTGTCAGTCCTGTTTTTCTGCTG GTTGTGGTGATTGCCAGCATTGTTACTGCCAACAATATGGAATATGATGACTACATCTTTCCTACCTGGGCTACTTTGGTGGGCTGGGGCATTGCCCTTTCCTCGATGATCTTTGTACCACTCTATGCCATCTACAAGTTTGTCAGATTGCCAGGCACCTTCAAGCAG AGGATAGCGTACTGTATTACACCAGAGCATGAACATCACCTAGTGGCAGAGGGAAACGTCAGGCAGTTCAAG CTCAAACACTGGCTTGCCATCTGA